The following proteins are encoded in a genomic region of Salvia splendens isolate huo1 unplaced genomic scaffold, SspV2 ctg324, whole genome shotgun sequence:
- the LOC121789744 gene encoding flowering time control protein FPA-like, which yields MSFREGRGRPRRDYPSRSEDRSYHGRGSNPPSRHLWVGNLPHNLSESDVAHHFLHFGELESIAFQPGRSYAFINYINEEDAYAAFKELQGFGIEGNPLRIEYAKAEKSLVPPRDADYAEREQRDNSHPRGRGSPFSSRDARMRYSSPESLHHRKSKTNDKNAEPSEVLWIGFPAQLKVDEFLLRKAFSRFGDIEKITAFPGRTYAFVRFRDVMEACNAKETLQGKLFGNPRVHICFAKNEMGPSNRERNSNVPPSPHIVKYGRTECFDYFPADREYGHKSGDPSMRSPSVSNMDRRDRNIRNNNSWSGRNDIHERRRFSGQGSELGLSPDIYDHPHSPSRNMRVRIREFSPEGYPHQGPMYDDPWDLPEDVSLLHGTKKAKTITFPTDNELPDFPLSDLERSKRMPSRNIPQSGLLDDDNSRHSGYRSIPEHLMNTGQPFMERGDHWNAPYDDFQVAPTPMPPLDRRKFTPDSRVSSSKEVWRWEGMIAKGGTMVCRARCFPVGKPPDMVLPEILDCTARTSLDMLAKHYYQAASASAVFFAPANDPDISYYNEFMSYLGEKQRAAVVKLDERNTLFLIPPSEFSEKVLKVPGKVSISGVVLRIDPFGSSYGSLPPNENRETSFNSFQNDSVDQNQVSPSLPYLPPPPPLTGYGKPATVAPILGNSSSDYDRKPAIPHDYQNSNSSIRDITPQASNPPTSSMGHPYYSVPRQMQEVTHSNYTPGNSGLPTSGNGKWPIQENPSIPSPSPVAGLPPELAQLASSLLSQQGHSSSGEYKPSGGNLNQPGYLHRMPQNYGLPNDQMSSDFPPSQYNNQARQLQQQSPNLVASQREAQLTHQQQQQLQTAEQDDPDADPQKRLEATLHLAAVLLQQIQQGKGT from the exons ATG AGCTTCAGAGAAGGAAGAGGCAGACCTCGTCGGGATTACCCTTCCAGATCAGAAGATAGATCCTACCATGGTCGGGGGAGTAATCCGCCTTCAAGGCACCTCTGGGTTGGAAATCTTCCTCATAACTTAAGTGAAAGTGATGTAGCGCATCACTTTTTACACTTTGGAGAGCTTGAGAGCATTGCATTTCAACCAGGCAGGAGCTAtgcttttattaattatataaatgaaGAAGATGCCTATGCTGCCTTTAAAGAGCTTCAAGGTTTTGGTATCGAAGGCAATCCACTTAGAATTGAGTATGCCAAGGCG GAAAAATCATTAGTTCCACCACGTGATGCAGACTACGCTGAGCGAGAACAGAGGGACAATTCACATCCCAGGGGACGAGGGTCTCCCTTCTCCTCGAGGGACGCAAGAATGCGTTACTCTAGTCCTGAGTCATTACATCACAGAAAATCCAAGACCAAtgacaaaaatgcagaaccaagtgAAGTCTTGTGGATTGGATTTCCTGCCCAACTAAAAGTAGATGAATTTCTTTTGAGAAAGGCCTTTTCACGGTTTGGTGATATTGAGAAGATAACTGCATTTCCAGGCCGCACTTATGCATTTGTTCGATTCAGAGATGTGATGGAGGCCTGCAATGCTAAAGAAACTCTGCAGGGTAAGTTATTTGGAAATCCCCGTGTACATATATGTTTTGCAAAGAACGAGATGGGGCCATCAAACAGAGAGAGGAACTCAAATGTTCCTCCTTCACCACACATTGTAAAATATGGACGGACTGAATGTTTTGATTATTTCCCAGCTGATAGGGAGTATGGTCATAAATCTGGGGATCCCAGCATGAGATCTCCTTCTGTGTCGAATATGGATCGTCGTGATCGCAACATAAGGAATAATAATTCGTGGTCCGGGAGAAATGATATCCATGAGCGGAGAAGATTCAGCGGTCAAGGGTCTGAGCTAGGGTTATCCCCAGATATTTATGATCATCCCCATAGCCCTTCAAGGAACATGAGAGTACGTATTCGTGAATTCTCTCCTGAAGGTTATCCTCATCAAGGTCCTATGTATGATGATCCATGGGATTTACCTGAAGATGTCTCTCTCTTGCACGGGACAAAAAAAGCGAAGACCATCACATTTCCTACTGATAATGAGTTACCAGATTTTCCATTATCTGATTTGGAGAGATCAAAACGAATGCCTTCTCGTAATATTCCTCAGTCTGGTCTCCTAGATGATGACAATTCCAGACATTCAGGTTATAGATCCATTCCTGAGCATTTGATGAACACTGGCCAACCATTTATGGAAAGGGGTGATCATTGGAATGCACCATATGACGATTTTCAGGTTGCTCCTACGCCGATGCCTCCCCTTGATCGGAGAAAATTTACTCCTGACTCACGTGTATCTTCCTCAAAAGAAGTGTGGAGGTGGGAGGGAATGATAGCCAAGGGAGGAACAATGGTTTGCCGTGCTCGCTGCTTTCCTGTTGGTAAACCGCCGGACATGGTCCT GCCCGAAATTCTCGATTGTACAGCGAGGACCAGCTTAGACATGCTTGCAAAGCATTACTATCAGGCGGCTAGTGCTTCGGCTGTATTTTTTGCCCCAGCAAATGATCCCGACATTTCATATTACAATGAATTCATGAGCTATCTTGGGGAGAAGCAGCGGGCAGCTGTCGTGAAATTGGATGAACGGAACACCTTATTCCTTATACCTCCGTCCGAGTTCTCTGAAAAAGTTCTGAAAGTACCTGGTAAAGTGAGCATATCTGGTGTTGTCTTGAGGATAGATCCTTTTGGTTCTAGCTATGGCTCCCTCCCTCCAAACGAAAACCGAGAAACTTCATTCAACTCGTTTCAGAATGACTCAGTAGACCAGAATCAAGTCTCACCCTCGCTGCCTTACTTGCCGCCTCCACCACCTCTTACTGGATATGGAAAACCTGCAACTGTAGCTCCTATTCTGGGGAATTCATCTTCTGATTATGATCGGAAGCCTGCAATCCCCCACGATTATCAGAACTCGAACTCCAGTATTAGAGATATTACACCACAGGCATCCAATCCTCCAACGAGTTCCATGGGTCATCCCTACTATTCAGTTCCTCGACAAATGCAGGAAGTAACTCACAGTAACTATACACCTGGTAACTCCGGTCTCCCCACCAGTGGAAATGGAAAGTGGCCTATTCAGGAGAACCCTTCTATTCCTTCACCATCGCCTGTTGCAGGTCTCCCACCGGAACTTGCTCAGCTGGCGTCGTCTCTTCTCAGCCAACAGGGACACTCGAGCTCCGGAGAGTATAAACCATCAGGAGGAAACCTCAATCAACCTGGATACCTGCACAGAATGCCCCAAAATTACGGATTACCTAATGATCAGATGTCCTCCGATTTCCCACCATCACAGTATAATAATCAAGCGCGGCAGCTGCAGCAGCAATCCCCAAATTTAGTTGCATCCCAACGAGAGGCTCAGTTAACTCACCAGCAGCAGCAACAACTTCAAACTGCCGAGCAAGATGATCCCGATGCTGACCCACAGAAACGTCTGGAAGCAACGCTGCATCTCGCTGCAGTGCTTCTTCAGCAAATCCAGCAGGGAAAAGGTACCTGA